The following are encoded together in the Actinomycetota bacterium genome:
- a CDS encoding tautomerase family protein, with translation MPTVTVEGPPLKDLDRKRALTREITDALERAYGLPREVYVVVIKENLPENVCVGGELICDRVARRGGERGKTEEP, from the coding sequence ATGCCCACGGTCACGGTGGAGGGTCCACCCCTCAAGGACCTGGACCGCAAGCGCGCGCTGACCAGGGAGATCACCGATGCCCTGGAGAGGGCCTACGGGCTGCCGCGGGAGGTTTACGTCGTGGTCATCAAGGAAAACCTGCCCGAGAACGTCTGCGTGGGAGGAGAGCTCATCTGCGACCGCGTCGCCCGCCGGGGAGGGGAAAGAGGGAAGACCGAGGAACCTTGA
- a CDS encoding TetR/AcrR family transcriptional regulator, which produces MSNKTTVKDKRVSAAERREIILEAALSVFADHGYEGARVNEIASRADVTRPILYRHFPSKLSMLIALVDRAGESLVQAMSEAPSEDLNWRDSIRHDVRAYLDFVERYGKGYNLLYFGGAVPGPGGLQAHLGCP; this is translated from the coding sequence ATGAGCAACAAGACCACGGTCAAGGACAAGAGGGTTTCCGCAGCGGAACGCAGAGAGATCATACTGGAAGCGGCCCTGAGCGTTTTCGCTGATCACGGATACGAGGGGGCCAGAGTGAATGAGATCGCAAGCCGCGCCGACGTCACCCGACCCATCCTCTATCGGCACTTTCCGAGCAAGCTCAGCATGCTCATCGCCCTCGTGGACCGAGCCGGGGAAAGCCTGGTGCAGGCCATGTCCGAGGCACCGTCCGAGGACCTGAACTGGAGGGATTCCATTCGTCACGATGTCCGTGCCTATCTGGATTTCGTGGAGAGATATGGGAAAGGATATAACCTCCTGTACTTTGGCGGGGCTGTGCCTGGACCAGGAGGTCTCCAGGCGCATCTTGGATGTCCGTAA
- a CDS encoding response regulator, whose protein sequence is MVDDDRLFLRLVELNLAKLGIKVLLADSGREAVRIASSARPDIILLDIMMPVMDGYEVLRQLKENTDTRDIPIVMLTAKSAREDQERCAEMGITAYITKPFKLEELRETVRRIIFPPQDNGR, encoded by the coding sequence GTGGTCGACGACGACCGGCTCTTCCTGCGGCTGGTCGAATTAAACCTGGCAAAATTAGGCATCAAGGTACTGCTTGCGGACAGTGGCAGGGAAGCGGTCCGTATTGCCAGCTCCGCGAGGCCCGACATCATCCTCCTGGACATCATGATGCCGGTCATGGACGGCTACGAGGTCCTGCGGCAGTTGAAGGAGAACACGGATACCCGCGACATCCCCATCGTCATGCTCACGGCGAAGTCGGCCCGCGAGGACCAGGAGAGGTGCGCGGAGATGGGCATCACCGCCTACATCACCAAGCCGTTCAAGCTCGAGGAGCTGCGCGAAACGGTGCGGAGGATAATCTTTCCGCCGCAGGACAACGGGCGTTAA
- a CDS encoding VOC family protein — MRIRYATIMVADIEESIRFYTEVMGFEIESRHDPKPGLRIVLLRGKGDTLIELIRDESNPQEPGLYSVGMEVENIEATVNELKAKGATITMEPTPITVGTLAFVGDPNGVRIALIQHHGHG, encoded by the coding sequence ATGAGGATCAGGTATGCCACCATCATGGTCGCGGACATCGAGGAATCCATCAGGTTCTACACCGAGGTCATGGGTTTCGAGATCGAAAGTCGCCATGACCCCAAGCCGGGGCTGAGGATCGTGCTCCTGAGGGGAAAGGGAGACACCTTAATAGAGCTCATCAGGGATGAGAGCAACCCCCAAGAACCGGGCCTTTACTCGGTGGGCATGGAAGTGGAAAACATCGAGGCCACCGTGAACGAGCTCAAGGCCAAGGGGGCCACCATTACCATGGAGCCCACCCCCATAACCGTGGGGACCCTGGCCTTCGTGGGGGACCCGAATGGCGTCCGCATAGCGCTGATCCAACATCATGGACATGGGTAG
- a CDS encoding exo-alpha-sialidase: MAIASDGTIFYAPVFTPKGNGLIRSRDKGKTWDLIIPRFGNTECHSRVQTYLYLDPATDRVFFHSSLLRMFPPRLKRGFNLTWSDDQGDTWHHVKLEIEALDWLKVYAGPPARSETSDYPNIVYMSAPTPISTRCWPVLFPKLQQVWRSLDGGNTWENAGCISLVPHDHGLPRHEWIIFGSGVVAKDGTVYLGFRRGPRLGLAVSRDEGKTWEVKDVPGSRLLRYFNILQIGIINGNYVFSEPLALDGEGNLYAIWPDDKDVLRMAYSRDGGHTWSAPVVVSAPEVKHVRYHAMTVREPGRVAIAYYGSPNGLHYHGYIAESSDAFKEEPIFWSATVNDPSDPLYRYGFNVGYLEMWFGGDLNEIVHIRYSPDGDIWASFCKRMPPLILDRSWKRGEHAYSKLQGVIGRMRWFKS; the protein is encoded by the coding sequence TTGGCTATCGCCAGCGATGGAACCATATTCTATGCCCCGGTGTTCACCCCGAAGGGCAACGGGCTGATCCGCTCACGGGATAAGGGTAAGACATGGGATCTTATCATCCCCCGCTTCGGCAACACGGAATGCCACAGCCGGGTTCAGACTTACCTTTACCTGGATCCGGCCACCGACCGCGTCTTCTTTCACTCCTCGCTCCTGAGAATGTTTCCGCCTCGCCTGAAAAGGGGCTTCAATCTCACCTGGAGCGACGACCAGGGAGATACCTGGCATCACGTTAAGCTGGAAATCGAGGCCCTGGACTGGCTCAAGGTATACGCTGGACCCCCGGCGAGAAGCGAAACCAGTGACTACCCCAACATTGTCTACATGTCCGCTCCCACCCCTATCTCCACCCGATGCTGGCCTGTTCTCTTCCCCAAACTGCAGCAGGTATGGCGTTCGCTTGATGGGGGAAATACCTGGGAAAATGCGGGCTGCATAAGCCTGGTGCCCCACGACCACGGCTTGCCAAGGCATGAATGGATCATCTTCGGTTCCGGGGTGGTGGCGAAGGACGGCACGGTTTACCTGGGCTTCCGCCGCGGTCCTCGTCTGGGCCTGGCCGTGAGCCGCGACGAGGGGAAGACCTGGGAGGTGAAGGATGTGCCCGGTTCCCGGCTCCTTCGCTATTTCAACATCCTCCAGATCGGGATCATCAACGGGAACTACGTTTTCAGCGAACCACTGGCCTTGGACGGGGAGGGAAATCTTTACGCCATCTGGCCGGACGACAAGGACGTCCTCCGTATGGCGTATTCCCGTGACGGAGGTCATACCTGGAGCGCCCCGGTAGTAGTCTCGGCCCCAGAAGTCAAACATGTCCGTTACCATGCTATGACGGTGCGGGAGCCGGGACGTGTGGCAATAGCCTACTATGGGAGCCCTAACGGACTCCACTATCACGGCTACATCGCGGAATCGAGCGATGCCTTCAAGGAAGAGCCCATTTTCTGGTCGGCCACGGTGAACGACCCTTCTGATCCCCTCTACCGATACGGGTTCAACGTGGGTTACCTGGAGATGTGGTTCGGAGGCGACCTTAACGAGATCGTGCACATCCGTTACTCCCCGGATGGGGACATCTGGGCATCTTTCTGCAAGAGGATGCCGCCCCTCATCCTGGACCGGAGTTGGAAACGCGGGGAGCACGCATACTCAAAACTGCAGGGGGTGATCGGAAGGATGCGTTGGTTCAAGTCTTGA
- a CDS encoding exo-alpha-sialidase: protein MGLSTGIMTTTPTLAITSKGTIFAALRNRGVARSLDNGRTWEIIKPPDSHGDTHENGEHGFVYVDRVTDRVFYVTWMTVNSFGVRRRHWTRRTSGSYISWSDDEGETWEHASVGPDTWDWPKMLTGPAVYSKTEGYPNVVYFRAMYPKILGPLAKYYKSLDGGKTWTPTARFACDGFEPGYGMVGPDGTIYLDEIYTLGWKSGWRGSPYPYRWREQGKLRVVISRDEGDTWEQRPVTGAFCPLAFYGIQRVAVDQGGNLYAVWEDNRDGLPYLSISRDGGHTWSPRMMVAAPGVRHVQYQVNVVALEEGHIAISYLGSPRRLGFINLPYTPDARPYSGYICECFNALDPEPVFWSAPVNDPSRPIVPWARFCDALGEGMHVTFGPDGTPWAAFTRVVNPWFPIGPAVFYRTLPTELYVGFYTR from the coding sequence TTGGGTTTGAGTACGGGGATCATGACCACCACCCCCACCCTGGCCATCACCAGCAAGGGGACGATATTCGCCGCTTTGCGTAACCGCGGGGTGGCACGTTCCCTAGACAACGGCCGTACCTGGGAGATTATAAAACCTCCCGACAGTCACGGTGACACCCACGAGAACGGGGAACACGGGTTCGTATACGTAGACCGGGTCACCGACCGGGTATTCTACGTGACATGGATGACGGTGAATTCCTTCGGTGTGCGACGCCGACACTGGACGCGCCGAACAAGCGGCAGCTATATCTCCTGGAGTGACGACGAGGGCGAAACCTGGGAGCATGCCTCGGTGGGTCCGGACACATGGGATTGGCCCAAGATGCTCACCGGCCCAGCCGTTTACAGCAAAACGGAGGGATATCCCAACGTCGTCTACTTCCGGGCTATGTATCCCAAGATCCTGGGACCCTTGGCTAAATATTATAAATCTCTCGACGGGGGAAAGACTTGGACGCCCACCGCCCGGTTCGCCTGCGACGGGTTCGAGCCTGGCTACGGCATGGTGGGTCCGGATGGAACCATCTACCTGGACGAGATCTACACCCTGGGATGGAAGTCGGGATGGCGGGGTTCTCCCTATCCCTATCGCTGGAGGGAACAGGGTAAGCTTCGCGTGGTCATCAGCCGGGACGAGGGGGACACCTGGGAACAACGCCCGGTCACCGGGGCCTTCTGTCCCCTGGCCTTCTACGGCATACAGAGGGTGGCCGTAGACCAGGGAGGGAACCTTTACGCTGTCTGGGAGGACAACCGGGATGGCCTCCCCTACCTAAGCATATCCAGGGATGGAGGTCATACGTGGTCGCCACGCATGATGGTGGCCGCGCCGGGAGTCAGGCATGTCCAGTACCAGGTGAACGTGGTGGCCCTCGAGGAGGGCCACATAGCCATATCTTACCTGGGAAGTCCCCGGCGCCTCGGGTTCATCAACCTGCCCTACACACCGGACGCCCGCCCTTATAGCGGTTATATATGCGAATGCTTTAATGCCCTGGATCCGGAACCGGTCTTCTGGAGCGCCCCGGTCAACGATCCCTCTCGCCCCATCGTGCCCTGGGCCAGGTTCTGCGACGCGCTGGGTGAGGGCATGCACGTCACTTTTGGGCCGGATGGAACGCCCTGGGCGGCCTTCACCAGGGTGGTTAACCCCTGGTTTCCCATAGGTCCTGCGGTCTTTTACAGAACGCTTCCCACCGAGCTTTACGTGGGGTTTTATACCAGATGA